From the genome of Spinacia oleracea cultivar Varoflay chromosome 2, BTI_SOV_V1, whole genome shotgun sequence, one region includes:
- the LOC110785371 gene encoding two-pore potassium channel 5: protein MDEPFLPEDTTTTPRTRRMARETGSPRQQLLGSYFDRGTPRSQSSLRPLLFNNEAINTPRANSIRRKLMERQSTARLLKDDTAISCPPIMSCSPLDKDLIINFDRSCSAPPLFTEEKGLIPHHSFDHKHRTKRAPRILQLAMVGLLLYVTVGVTVFTLTHHTFKGQRTDNKVVDALYFTVVTLSTIGYGDIIPASTFTKMFTCIFILVGFGFIDVLLNGLVTYVLESQEEVFLDETKLNKIIRDYVIDKTKGRMRIRTKVCLALGVVFVCLTIGTITVHYLEKLSWVDSFYLSVTSVTTVGYGDHAFKTVGGRCFAIVWLLASTLAVAKAFLYLTEYRIEKRNRGTAKEILHKRMTLGDLMEADIDHDGSISKSEYVIFKLKEMGKITDNDVEEICKQFDALEYTHSRRIAITDLARCDKIPCSEAQHDDDDEASHGTT from the exons ATGGATGAACCATTTCTCCCAGAAGATACAACAACCACACCACGAACAAGACGAATGGCTCGTGAAACAGGGTCGCCACGACAACAACTCCTTGGTAGCTACTTTGATCGTGGCACACCAAGATCACAATCATCTTTACGACCACTTCTATTCAACAATGAAGCCATCAATACACCACGAGCTAACTCAATTCGAAGAAAATTAATGGAACGTCAATCAACTGCTAGGCTTTTAAAAGATGATACAGCAATTTCATGTCCTCCTATAATGAGTTGCAGTCCTTTAGATAAAGATCTGATTATCAACTTTGACAGATCATGTTCTGCTCCACCTCTTTTCACTGAGGAAAAAGGGCTAATTCCACACCATTCTTTTGATCATAAACATCGAACAAAGAGGGCCCCACGGATTCTTCAGTTAGCTATGGTTGGGTTGCTCTTATATGTAACTGTTGGGGTAACTGTATTTACTTTAACCCATCACACATTTAAAGGTCAAAGAACTGATAATAAGGTGGTTGATGCTCTGTATTTTACTGTAGTAACTTTATCCACCATTGGTTATGGTGATATTATACCCGCCTCAACTTTTACTAAGATGTTCACATGTATCTTTATCCTAGTCGGGTTTGGGTTCATCGATGTGTTGTTAAACGGGTTGGTTACCTACGTGCTTGAGTCGCAAGAGGAGGTTTTTCTCGATGAAACGAAGCTGAATAAGATTATAAGAGACTATGTTATTGATAAAACGAAAGGTAGAATGAGGATAAGGACTAAGGTTTGTTTGGCATTAGGGGTTGTTTTTGTTTGTCTTACTATTGGGACGATTACTGTTCATTACTTGGAGAAGTTGAGTTGGGTTGACAGTTTTTATCTGTCTGTTACTTCTGTTACGACAGTTGGGTATGGAGATCATGCTTTTAAGACAGTTGGAGGAAGATGTTTTGCTATTGTGTGGTTGTTGGCGAGTACGTTGGCGGTTGCTAAGGCGTTCTTGTATTTAACTGAGTATAGGATTGAGAAGAGGAATAGAGGAACGGCAAAAGAGATTCTTCATAAGAGAATGACTCTTGGTGATTTAATGGAAGCTGATATTGATCATGATGGAAGTATCAG TAAATCTGAGTATGTTATATTCAAGCTTAAAGAGATGGGGAAAATAACAGACAATGACGTTGAAGAGATCTGCAAGCAATTCGATGCTCTGGAGTACACCCACAGTCGAAGAATTGCAATCACAGATCTCGCAAGATGTGATAAGATACCATGCTCTGAAGCTCaacatgatgatgatgatgaggcaaGTCACGGCACAACATGA
- the LOC110785375 gene encoding uncharacterized protein: MKYLRFISPKFTTLQNPRPNFLGFIQPSNANSTRNHTTPAQESTPKSPPPAAKITSIANEISNLTLLEVADLTSLLGKKLEVKDLPIVSLMMPGMGFSLRGMGGAGGGAAAAPAEEEKKEKTAFDLKLEAGFEAGAKIKIIKEVRSFTDFGLKEAKELVEKAPAVLKTGVSKEDAEKIIEKMKAIGAKVVME; the protein is encoded by the coding sequence ATGAAGTATTTACGAttcatttcacccaaattcACAACTCTACAAAACCCTAGACCCAATTTTTTAGGGTTCATTCAACCATCAAATGCTAACTCCACGCGGAATCACACTACTCCAGCTCAAGAATCAACGCCTAAATCACCGCCACCGGCGGCGAAGATCACCTCAATCGCCAATGAAATCTCGAATTTAACATTGCTGGAAGTGGCGGATTTGACGAGTTTGCTAGGGAAGAAATTGGAGGTCAAAGACTTGCCGATTGTCTCGTTGATGATGCCTGGAATGGGGTTCAGCCTCCGAGGAATGGGTGGCGCTGGAGGCGGTGCTGCGGCAGCTCCGGCGGAGGAGGAGAAGAAGGAGAAGACTGCGTTTGATTTGAAATTGGAGGCGGGATTCGAGGCCGGGGCGAAGATTAAGATTATTAAGGAGGTTAGAAGTTTTACGGATTTCGGTTTGAAGGAAGCTAAAGAGCTGGTGGAGAAGGCTCCGGCTGTGTTGAAGACTGGGGTTTCGAAGGAGGACGCAGAGAAGATTATCGAGAAGATGAAGGCGATCGGTGCCAAAGTGGTCATGGAGTGA
- the LOC110785385 gene encoding peroxisome biogenesis protein 7 → MPVFKTPFNGYAVKFSPFYEHRLAVATAQNFGILGNGRLHILDLSPSPSPTPVTELAFFDTADGIYDIAWSESHDNLLVAAVADGSLKLYDLSLPPPQNPSRSLSEHTREVHAVDWNPTRRDSFISGSWDDTVKLWTVDRPTSVRTFKEHAYCVYSVAWNPRHADVFASASGDCTVRVWDVREPGSTMIIPGHEHEILSCDWNKYDECLLATGSVDKTVRVWDVRSYRTPIAVLAGHGYAVRKVKCSPHRRNMVMSCSYDMTVCMWDFMVEDALIGKYDHHTEFAVGIDMSVLVEGLLASTGWDEMAYVWQHGTDPRAT, encoded by the coding sequence ATGCCGGTGTTCAAAACCCCGTTCAACGGCTACGCCGTCAAATTTAGCCCCTTCTACGAACACCGCTTGGCGGTTGCCACCGCCCAAAACTTCGGCATCCTCGGCAATGGCCGTCTCCACATCCTCGACCTCTCCCCCTCTCCATCTCCCACCCCCGTCACTGAACTCGCCTTCTTCGACACCGCCGACGGAATCTACGACATCGCCTGGTCCGAATCCCACGACAACCTCCTTGTCGCAGCCGTAGCCGACGGTTCCCTCAAGCTTTACGACCTCTCTTTACCTCCGCCGCAAAACCCTTCTCGCTCTCTCTCCGAACACACCCGCGAAGTTCACGCCGTCGATTGGAATCCTACTCGCCGGGATTCCTTCATCTCCGGTTCATGGGATGACACCGTCAAGCTTTGGACCGTCGATCGACCCACCAGTGTGCGCACCTTCAAGGAACACGCCTACTGCGTTTACTCCGTTGCCTGGAATCCCCGGCACGCCGATGTTTTCGCTTCGGCTTCGGGGGATTGCACGGTTCGGGTTTGGGATGTCCGTGAGCCGGGTTCTACTATGATCATCCCTGGTCATGAACATGAGATACTGTCCTGTGATTGGAATAAGTATGATGAGTGTTTGCTGGCTACTGGATCGGTTGATAAGACGGTTCGGGTTTGGGATGTGAGGAGTTACAGGACTCCCATTGCTGTTCTTGCTGGTCATGGGTATGCTGTGAGGAAGGTGAAGTGTTCCCCCCATCGGCGAAATATGGTTATGAGTTGTTCATATGATATGACTGTTTGTATGTGGGATTTCATGGTGGAGGATGCCTTAATTGGGAAGTATGATCATCATACCGAATTCGCAGTTGGAATCGATATGAGTGTTCTTGTTGAAGGGTTATTGGCTAGTACTGGTTGGGATGAGATGGCTTATGTTTGGCAACATGGGACTGATCCTAGAGCCACTTAG